TCCTAACAATTGGGATAAAAAGACCAAACTTCCCAAAAAAAGCTTCATGAACTACATGGAGTACAAAGCTGAGCTTGGCAATTTTGAAAGAGTGGTGCTTGAATCTTATAAGTTTCACATTGATAAAGGCATTATTCCAGAGCCGCAGACTTTAAAGGCACACATACTAGGTAAAAGAAACCTAAGACACGAGTCAGAAATTTTGGACTTTAAAGAAAGGTATCAAGATTTTTTAGAAGAGAAAGGCCTTGAAGTTAAGGAACTGACCCTCAAGAAGTACAAAACACTCATTTTTCTGATTACGGAGTTTGAGAAGAAACACAATCTCAGTGTCCGCTTTGACACTGTAGACACGAATTTTGAAAAACGTTTTAAAAACTTTCTTACTGGCACCAGGAAGCAGTTAACCGATACAGTAAGTAAATACATGGAGTGCCTGAAAGTCTATTTAGATTGGGCTTTGAAAAAAGAGTACCATAACACTACAGTTTTCAAAGGCTTCAAAATTCTCAAAACAAAGCCAAAGGTGGTCTATTTGACCTATGATGAACTAGTGAAGCTTTTAGATTTGGATTTAGAAGGAAATGAAAGATTAGCTAAGGTTCGTGATATGTTTTGCTTCCAATGCCTTACAGGGCAACGGTTTTCCGATTTGATGTCCTTACGGTGGAACGAGCTTCTTAACAAGGAATCGGGCGAATTGGAGTGGCACCTATTCCAACAGAAAGGAAATAAGCCAAGGAAACTAGAAATACTCATTACTCCAGACGCTGTTAAGATTCTGTCAAGGTACAGCTCAACCTACAAGAAGGACTTTGTATTTGACAGAATCAGCAATCAGAAATTCAATCTGTACCTAAAGGAGCTAGGCCAACTCGCAGGAATAGATGAAGACGTTGTGGACAGAAGATACTGTGGAAAAGAAGCTGTTTCAAAGTCTGGCCCCAAGTACAAGCGTATTACAAGTCATACCGCAAGAAGAACATATGTTACCATATCTCACCAAAGAGGCATGGATGAAAAGGCAATAATGGACACGACTGGACATGAAGATTTAAGAACTTTGCACAGGTATCTGGGAAGCAATAAAGAGCGGACACACGCGCAAATGAATAGCGCATGGACTAGATGAACTAAACGGTGTTTGCATCCCCGTTCTTGTTCTTCTAACCTAAATAAAATACTTACATAAACCTTCTTTCACTTGTAAACACACATTTTACCTTTGCATTAATAAATTGCAACTCATTATTAACTAACAAGATACGGCAACAATTAACACCTCTTTTAAGATAAACAAAAAGCCTATCTAAATATTTATTAAATATTTAATTAAACACAAATGGAAACATTAAACTTATTCAACTCTTCTTTCATTTACTCTCTTATTGAAGCACTATCACAGAAAATAGCATCTAAAATAGAAGCCTTTTTAAATAATTTTATTGCACGAGAAATGGAGCCAAAGGATTTCATGCGCCCTGACGAAGTATGTGCGTGGCTCGGCATGACTATCCCTACATTAAACAATGTCGTAAAGAAGGGCACTATAAAAAAGTACCAACTAGAAGGAAGTAAGGGAATTTACTATCATGTACCCGAAATAAAAAAAGCAATTTTAAGCAATCCCATAAGTTAATGCTCAACTTTGGCAAATAACCAAATTCACCGTAACGCCTTTTCATGTTGCCTTTAAAGAAGGGCATGGAAAGGCGTTTATTTTTTACTCTAGTTAATTTAAATTTTAAAAGTCTTCTCAATAAGAGTTTCCATATTTAGTTTATCCAATCCTAGAGCAGCACTCCAAAGTCCTTGCTGGTTTAGCGCCAACCCATTCTCTGGCTTTGCTTCTGGTGTATAACCACTTAGCAATACATCCTTCTTTCGCCTTGCTGTTGGGTTTCTTGCTAGAATCTTATCATAAACCCTATCATCTGAATAGCAAACTTCAGGTGAATCTCCAACCAAGTTTGCCTTTATGCTTTCAAAGTATCCGTGTCTAGAATTTACCTTTCCTGGGATAATGCATAATAAGACATATGGATAGCCAAAATGTCTGGCTAAGCTTCTAGAAAGCACATGGTCCACATGTACCCCAGTTTGAATTTCTCCTATTATTTTTTGAAATGCTTTCCTATAGTTTCTATAGTTCGGATTTACATAGACATAACATAACTTATTGCTGTCATGGGCTACAAATACATTTTTAATGCTGAGCCGTCCAAATTTAAAGCAAGGCATATTAATGGCTTTTGAAATACTCTCCATGCTCTTGCCCGCTATAACAGTTTGATTAGGAGCCAGACTGGGGAAGTTTCGCCCTATCCACCTTGGCGAACCTACTTCTAGCACCTTTTCACAATCTAACACAATATTTGACATACGTTAGGTTAAAATCATTGATTTAGTATTTGCATTCTATGTTGCCTTTAAAAGAGCCTGATACACTATGCCATTTTGTTAAATTATTTAATTAAAAACAATTTAACGTTGTTCTTTTATCAAATAGAAACTCAT
The nucleotide sequence above comes from Nibribacter ruber. Encoded proteins:
- a CDS encoding tyrosine-type recombinase/integrase, whose amino-acid sequence is MKEKVVSYFLKDSTNDKSKAGTLILASFSYFGKRLKMTTGLSIAPNNWDKKTKLPKKSFMNYMEYKAELGNFERVVLESYKFHIDKGIIPEPQTLKAHILGKRNLRHESEILDFKERYQDFLEEKGLEVKELTLKKYKTLIFLITEFEKKHNLSVRFDTVDTNFEKRFKNFLTGTRKQLTDTVSKYMECLKVYLDWALKKEYHNTTVFKGFKILKTKPKVVYLTYDELVKLLDLDLEGNERLAKVRDMFCFQCLTGQRFSDLMSLRWNELLNKESGELEWHLFQQKGNKPRKLEILITPDAVKILSRYSSTYKKDFVFDRISNQKFNLYLKELGQLAGIDEDVVDRRYCGKEAVSKSGPKYKRITSHTARRTYVTISHQRGMDEKAIMDTTGHEDLRTLHRYLGSNKERTHAQMNSAWTR
- a CDS encoding helix-turn-helix domain-containing protein, with product METLNLFNSSFIYSLIEALSQKIASKIEAFLNNFIAREMEPKDFMRPDEVCAWLGMTIPTLNNVVKKGTIKKYQLEGSKGIYYHVPEIKKAILSNPIS